From Glycine soja cultivar W05 chromosome 4, ASM419377v2, whole genome shotgun sequence, the proteins below share one genomic window:
- the LOC114409684 gene encoding SNAP25 homologous protein SNAP33-like: MFGSKKTPLRDAKPTSVDHAHNPFDSDEDTKDNKYNSSKKTLTNTNPFDDDHVDATGHSSSSSYGLSSTHRNRYKNDFRDSGGLESQSVQELENYAVYKAEETTNSVNSCLKIAEEMREDATKTLVMLHQQGEQITRSHHVAADIDHDLSRGEKLLGSLGGMFSKTWKPKKTGTITGPVVFGEDPVRKKGNHLEQREKLGLTSAPKGQSKSRTTLSEPSNVLEKVEVEKGKQDDALSDLSDLLGELKGMAIDMGSEIGSQNQALDGFDNDMEKLIVRVNGANQRGRRLLGK, translated from the exons atgtTTGGTTCAAAGAAAACTCCTCTGAGAGATGCTAAACCTACCTCTGTTGACCATGCCCATAACCCCTTTGATTCTGATGAAGATACAAAAGATAACAAGTATAATTCTTCTAAGAAGACTTTGACCAACACCAACCcctttgatgatgatcatgttgATGCCACTGGCCactcttcatcatcttcttatGGCCTTTCGTCTACCCATCGAAATAGGTATAAGAACGATTTCCGCGACTCAGGGGGGTTGGAGAGTCAATCTGTGCAGGAATTGGAGAACTATGCTGTTTACAAGGCTGAAGAGACGACAAATTCAGTGAACAGTTGTTTAAAGATAGCTGAGGAAATGAGAGAGGATGCTACCAAGACTTTGGTGATGCTGCACCAACAGGGTGAGCAGATTACAAGGAGTCACCATGTTGCTGCTGATATTGATCACGATTTGAGTCGG GGAGAAAAGCTGTTGGGAAGTCTTGGTGGCATGTTCTCCAAAACTTGGAAACCTAAGAAGACAGGCACGATAACTGGCCCTGTTGTTTTTGGAG AGGATCCAGTGAGAAAGAAGGGCAACCACTTGGAGCAAAGAGAGAAGTTAGGATTGACTTCTGCCCCTAAAGGGCAGTCAAAGTCACGTACAACACTTTCTGAGCCATCAAATGTGCTTGAAAAAGTTGAG GTTGAAAAAGGGAAGCAAGATGATGCACTGTCAGATTTAAGTGATCTCTTGGGAGAACTGAAAGGCATGGCCATTGACATGGGATCTGAAATTGGGAG CCAAAACCAAGCCTTGGATGGTTTTGACAATGATATGGAGAAGTTGATCGTCCGCGTGAATGGTGCTAATCAACGTGGTCGTCGTTTGCTTGGGAAATAG